A region from the Streptosporangium sp. NBC_01756 genome encodes:
- a CDS encoding sugar-binding protein — protein MRTPLTLLLASVLALVPTALPASAEKAPADLDVLFVGAHPDDEAFSLSTLGQWNEDHDVTTGVVTVTRGEGGGNAVGPEEGPALGLLREAEERTAVAKAGVRDVFNLDDVDFYYTVSAPLTDQVWGGDTLGKVVRIVRQTRPEVLLTMDPAPSPGNHGNHQQAARLAVQAFYAAADPKAFPEQITREGLRPFAPARLLLGGARGASQNGPDCASTFRPGNPAQNVYGVWSGRASRSQGRTWGAIERDAQRAYASQGWAVFPDVPSDPAQLGCDFFTQADSRVPFPEPGTAAAAAPTAILDGALVGAAGAVPLGTLLDLRPSTFDVRPGTPFTVEVTATAPSREPLGRSAAALRVPEGWQVSGAGELGSPAPGRTGSATFTVTPPRSAVPGDRARVAATLTTERGRGYTDRQVEVSPAVRGTQQLLPQVGQYEKWAAELDVPQLRGLVPPVLTLPSGGSRRVDVVVTNVSDTTQSGTVRLDLPAGFTADRAESDYRGLAAGASTTVPFTVDNSDASLKTSNEGGDHTYTITTTSADGSSVSRPALELVPATSIPQAASAPAVDGAEGAGEYTGPSLDISRLWEGAACLSAADCSGTAKITWQDDTLFLLVQVKDDVAGTRLPASDCKRHWRTDSVEVTFDPRGTSENTSTTFKAAVLPVTAEGAPCFERDADNRQGPGAETAPGTRVASKVFPGGYAVELAVPMEVLPGAVDPEHLGMNILVYDSDTQDKTGQTRIGWSTWGGVQGDPYRWGVATLPGYRPPAGRPTTPPDPVIPDTGLSSLDSPQSLEQAVRLRLPLAGGPAAKASQRGSVTSAAGDRDVVKVTLHAKGAGRAHLHVRDDRGTAGSRVVTVSGSGTMTVRVPLTRATGAHPRVVAGWEAAAGGTLASQARVR, from the coding sequence ATGCGCACACCCTTGACACTGCTGCTGGCGTCCGTACTCGCCCTCGTGCCCACCGCCCTTCCCGCGTCGGCCGAGAAGGCTCCCGCCGATCTCGATGTGCTGTTCGTCGGCGCCCATCCCGACGACGAGGCCTTCAGCCTGTCGACGCTCGGACAGTGGAACGAGGACCACGACGTCACCACCGGCGTCGTCACCGTCACCAGGGGCGAGGGAGGCGGCAACGCCGTCGGGCCGGAGGAAGGCCCGGCACTCGGCCTGCTTCGGGAGGCCGAGGAGCGTACGGCTGTCGCCAAGGCCGGCGTGCGGGACGTGTTCAACCTCGACGACGTCGACTTCTACTACACGGTGAGCGCCCCGCTGACCGACCAGGTCTGGGGAGGTGACACCCTCGGAAAGGTTGTACGGATCGTCCGCCAGACCCGGCCCGAGGTCCTGCTGACCATGGATCCGGCCCCCTCCCCGGGCAACCACGGAAACCACCAGCAGGCGGCGCGGCTGGCCGTTCAGGCGTTCTACGCTGCGGCCGACCCCAAGGCGTTCCCCGAGCAGATCACCCGTGAAGGGCTGCGCCCCTTCGCGCCCGCCCGCCTGCTCCTCGGCGGAGCGCGCGGCGCCTCCCAGAACGGCCCCGACTGTGCCTCGACGTTCCGCCCCGGCAACCCGGCGCAGAACGTGTACGGCGTGTGGAGCGGGCGCGCTTCCCGGAGCCAGGGCAGAACCTGGGGGGCCATCGAGCGCGACGCGCAGCGCGCGTACGCCTCCCAGGGCTGGGCCGTCTTCCCCGACGTGCCGTCCGACCCCGCCCAGCTCGGCTGCGACTTCTTCACCCAGGCGGACTCGCGGGTGCCGTTCCCCGAGCCGGGCACCGCCGCGGCCGCCGCGCCCACGGCGATCCTCGACGGCGCGCTGGTCGGGGCAGCCGGCGCCGTCCCGCTCGGCACCCTGCTCGACCTGCGTCCCAGCACGTTCGACGTGCGCCCGGGGACGCCGTTCACCGTCGAGGTCACCGCGACCGCACCGTCGCGCGAGCCGCTGGGCCGATCGGCTGCGGCCCTGCGCGTCCCCGAGGGCTGGCAGGTCAGCGGAGCCGGCGAGCTCGGCAGCCCGGCTCCGGGACGGACCGGATCGGCGACGTTCACGGTGACGCCACCGCGGAGCGCGGTCCCGGGCGACCGGGCACGCGTCGCGGCGACGCTGACCACCGAACGGGGCCGCGGCTACACCGACAGGCAGGTCGAGGTCAGCCCGGCCGTACGAGGGACGCAGCAGCTGCTTCCCCAGGTCGGCCAGTACGAGAAATGGGCCGCGGAACTCGACGTGCCGCAGCTGCGCGGCCTGGTTCCGCCCGTGCTCACCCTCCCGTCCGGCGGCTCCCGCCGGGTGGACGTCGTGGTCACCAACGTGAGTGACACCACCCAGTCCGGAACCGTACGCCTGGACCTGCCCGCAGGCTTCACCGCCGACCGTGCCGAGTCGGACTACCGCGGTCTGGCGGCCGGGGCCTCGACGACCGTGCCGTTCACCGTCGACAACTCCGACGCCTCGCTGAAGACCTCGAACGAGGGCGGCGACCACACCTACACCATCACCACCACCAGCGCGGACGGGTCCAGCGTGAGCAGGCCCGCGCTCGAACTGGTCCCGGCGACGTCCATTCCGCAGGCCGCGTCGGCGCCGGCCGTCGACGGCGCCGAGGGCGCGGGCGAGTACACCGGCCCGTCCCTGGACATCTCCCGTCTGTGGGAGGGCGCCGCGTGCTTGTCGGCGGCGGACTGCTCGGGCACGGCCAAGATCACCTGGCAGGACGACACGCTGTTCCTGCTGGTCCAGGTGAAGGACGACGTGGCCGGCACCCGCCTGCCCGCGTCGGACTGCAAACGGCACTGGCGCACCGACTCCGTCGAGGTGACCTTCGACCCGCGCGGCACGTCGGAGAACACCTCCACGACGTTCAAGGCCGCGGTGCTGCCGGTGACGGCCGAGGGGGCGCCGTGCTTCGAGCGGGACGCCGACAACCGGCAGGGCCCTGGCGCGGAGACCGCTCCGGGCACGCGGGTGGCCTCGAAGGTCTTCCCCGGAGGGTACGCGGTGGAGCTGGCCGTCCCGATGGAGGTCCTACCGGGTGCCGTCGATCCCGAGCATCTCGGGATGAACATCCTGGTGTACGACTCCGACACCCAGGACAAGACCGGCCAGACCCGGATCGGCTGGTCGACGTGGGGCGGGGTGCAGGGCGACCCGTACCGATGGGGAGTCGCGACGCTGCCGGGATACCGGCCTCCGGCGGGACGGCCGACCACTCCGCCCGACCCGGTGATCCCCGACACCGGCCTGTCCAGCCTGGACTCGCCGCAGTCGCTGGAGCAGGCGGTCCGCCTCCGCCTTCCGCTCGCGGGCGGTCCCGCGGCGAAGGCGTCCCAGCGCGGATCGGTCACCTCCGCCGCGGGCGACCGGGACGTCGTGAAGGTGACGCTGCACGCCAAGGGCGCCGGTCGGGCCCACCTGCACGTGCGCGATGACCGGGGTACGGCGGGCAGCCGGGTCGTCACCGTCTCCGGGAGCGGCACCATGACCGTGAGGGTGCCGCTGACGCGCGCCACGGGCGCCCACCCGCGGGTGGTGGCCGGATGGGAGGCCGCTGCCGGGGGCACGCTGGCATCCCAGGCCCGCGTGCGGTGA
- a CDS encoding extracellular solute-binding protein, with protein sequence MIASTRKVWLRNPRHARTRAAIAAGLVALAASACAPGSAAPPAASPAQPGASAVRTDAAALGNVTLTIWDQEVRGGQDAQMKQLNAAFEAKYPNIRLKRLSRSFDDLNTTLRLALSGNEPPDVVQANNGRPQMGAFVKAGHLRPLDAYADAYGWKKRYPRSVLQYVSYSADGKVFGEGNLYGLPQAGEVVGILYNTAKLTKLGLRPPETWEEFQAALAKAKAAGEVPIQLGNLDKWPGIHVFGTVQGRHVPADQITKLAFGRKGASWNTPENTRAAGQLVDWVDKGYFNKGFNGQGYDPAWQAFSKGEGVFLIGGTWLIADLEKAMGKDLGFILPPGTTEAAAPVATGGTGLPFAITAKSPNPDAAAAYLDFIADADAMKVLTANGLLPIADTDRQSVKAGAQQDMFTAFGTATKQDGLVPYLDYATPTFADTLGAAVQDLLAEKSTPQEFLATLEKDYQAFAESNE encoded by the coding sequence ATGATCGCCTCGACGCGAAAGGTCTGGCTGCGGAACCCGCGGCACGCCCGGACCCGCGCCGCAATCGCCGCCGGTCTCGTCGCCCTCGCCGCCTCGGCGTGCGCGCCCGGATCCGCGGCTCCGCCCGCGGCGTCCCCGGCGCAACCCGGCGCCTCGGCGGTGCGCACCGACGCCGCGGCCCTCGGCAACGTGACCCTCACCATCTGGGACCAGGAGGTGCGCGGCGGGCAGGACGCCCAGATGAAGCAGCTCAACGCCGCGTTCGAGGCGAAATACCCCAACATCAGACTCAAACGCCTGTCGCGCTCCTTCGACGACCTCAACACCACCCTGCGCCTGGCGCTGAGCGGCAACGAGCCGCCGGACGTGGTGCAGGCCAACAACGGCCGGCCCCAGATGGGCGCGTTCGTCAAGGCCGGCCACCTCCGCCCGCTGGACGCCTACGCCGACGCGTACGGGTGGAAGAAGCGCTATCCCCGGTCGGTCCTGCAGTACGTGAGCTACAGCGCCGACGGCAAGGTTTTCGGCGAGGGCAACCTGTACGGCCTGCCCCAGGCCGGCGAGGTCGTCGGCATCCTCTACAACACCGCCAAGCTGACCAAGCTCGGCCTGCGGCCGCCGGAGACCTGGGAGGAGTTCCAGGCCGCGCTGGCCAAGGCCAAGGCCGCCGGCGAGGTGCCGATACAGCTGGGCAACCTCGACAAGTGGCCGGGCATCCACGTCTTCGGCACCGTGCAGGGACGACACGTCCCAGCCGATCAGATCACCAAGCTGGCCTTCGGCCGCAAGGGCGCCTCATGGAACACGCCGGAGAACACCAGGGCCGCCGGGCAGCTCGTGGACTGGGTCGACAAGGGCTACTTCAACAAGGGCTTCAACGGCCAAGGCTACGACCCGGCGTGGCAGGCGTTCAGCAAGGGCGAAGGGGTCTTCCTGATCGGGGGCACCTGGCTGATCGCCGACCTGGAGAAGGCCATGGGCAAGGACCTGGGCTTCATCCTCCCGCCCGGCACCACGGAAGCGGCCGCACCCGTCGCGACCGGCGGCACGGGCCTGCCGTTCGCCATCACCGCCAAGAGCCCCAATCCCGACGCGGCGGCCGCGTACCTCGACTTCATCGCCGACGCCGACGCCATGAAGGTGCTCACCGCCAACGGCCTCCTGCCGATCGCCGACACCGACCGGCAGAGCGTGAAGGCCGGCGCGCAGCAGGACATGTTCACGGCGTTCGGCACCGCCACCAAGCAGGACGGCCTGGTTCCCTACCTGGACTACGCCACCCCGACCTTCGCCGACACGCTGGGTGCGGCGGTGCAGGACCTGCTGGCCGAGAAGTCGACTCCGCAGGAGTTCCTGGCCACCCTGGAGAAGGATTACCAGGCCTTCGCGGAAAGCAACGAATGA
- a CDS encoding carbohydrate ABC transporter permease: MIGHPPGEPRRVAYLFVLPAFLVYAAFLLYPIGRAVHLSLYDWDGLSLGRWVGLANYAAIVADEGLRAAFGHALVLMAFYALAPLAIGLTLAAILNHAKVRGLGFFRTVVFLPQVVAMVVVAVAWRRVYAPDGTLNDLLGAVGLDSLTRGWLGDYTFALPAVGVVGTWFETGLVTVLLLAGMSRVPTELYEAARLDGASALREFFAVTLPSVRGEIAVALTLTVIAALRTFDLVYITTRGGPGDSTSVPSYEIYHRAFGLGQVGSAAAIGVTLTVAIFAISFVINRFADRGMS, translated from the coding sequence ATGATCGGCCATCCTCCCGGTGAGCCCCGCCGCGTCGCCTATCTCTTCGTGCTGCCGGCCTTCCTCGTCTACGCGGCCTTCCTGCTCTATCCGATCGGCCGCGCGGTGCACCTTTCACTGTACGACTGGGACGGGCTGAGCCTCGGCCGGTGGGTGGGACTGGCCAACTACGCCGCGATCGTCGCGGACGAGGGGTTGCGGGCCGCGTTCGGCCACGCCCTGGTCCTCATGGCGTTCTACGCGCTGGCGCCGCTGGCCATCGGGCTGACACTGGCCGCGATACTCAACCACGCGAAGGTGCGCGGGCTCGGCTTCTTCCGTACGGTGGTGTTCCTGCCGCAGGTGGTCGCCATGGTCGTGGTGGCCGTCGCCTGGCGGCGCGTGTACGCCCCGGACGGCACACTCAACGACCTGCTCGGCGCGGTCGGGCTCGACTCGCTCACGAGGGGCTGGCTGGGCGACTACACCTTCGCGCTGCCCGCGGTCGGCGTTGTCGGCACGTGGTTCGAGACCGGCCTGGTGACCGTGCTGCTGCTGGCCGGGATGAGCCGCGTCCCGACGGAGCTGTACGAAGCGGCCCGGCTCGACGGGGCGAGTGCGCTCAGGGAGTTCTTCGCGGTCACGCTACCCTCGGTGCGAGGGGAGATCGCGGTGGCGCTGACACTGACGGTGATCGCCGCGCTGCGGACGTTCGACCTGGTGTACATCACCACGCGAGGCGGTCCCGGTGACTCGACCTCGGTGCCGTCGTATGAGATCTACCATCGGGCCTTCGGGCTCGGCCAGGTCGGCTCGGCGGCGGCGATCGGCGTCACCCTGACCGTCGCCATCTTCGCGATCTCGTTCGTGATCAACCGCTTCGCCGACAGGGGCATGTCGTGA
- a CDS encoding carbohydrate kinase family protein, whose product MSVQAYDPLADQRTAEGPQFDVFLAGTVFLDIVFTGLAAMPAAGTEAWAEGMGSCPGGIANLAIATSRLGLRTSLAAAFSDDDYGDFCWRTLAEQESVDLSKSRRFEHWHSPVTVSMAVDRDRSMVTHGHPAPMPASEMIGSPPRSRAVILALSAEEPLGGADPCNWAELARQNGALLFADVGWDPSGTWSPELLDQLSVCHAFMPNAVEAMAYTGTDTPRDALYTLADRVPLAVVTDGANGAMAIDSMTGEEAFVPAPRVTALDPTGAGDVFGAGIVLGTLCGWPLADRLAFAEVCAALAVQQFGGSLAAPGWGDIADWWHGVRAAAGHAGAYADSLARRYTFLDRLVPTVPMGAVHRAAATIARYADLGTASPRSKEPPVKAAGATVTGATVTGGTVTGTEDPDKTRVPARKE is encoded by the coding sequence GTGTCTGTTCAGGCATACGACCCCCTCGCCGATCAGCGGACCGCGGAAGGGCCGCAGTTCGATGTCTTCCTGGCGGGCACCGTCTTCCTCGACATCGTTTTCACCGGCCTGGCGGCGATGCCCGCCGCGGGTACCGAGGCGTGGGCGGAGGGCATGGGCTCGTGCCCGGGCGGGATCGCCAACCTCGCCATCGCGACCAGCAGGCTCGGGCTGCGCACCTCGCTGGCCGCCGCGTTCAGCGACGACGACTACGGCGACTTCTGCTGGCGCACGCTCGCGGAGCAGGAATCGGTTGACCTGTCCAAATCGCGGCGCTTCGAGCACTGGCACTCGCCGGTGACCGTCTCGATGGCCGTCGACCGCGACCGCAGCATGGTGACCCACGGCCATCCCGCTCCCATGCCGGCGTCGGAGATGATCGGCTCCCCGCCGCGATCCAGGGCCGTGATCCTGGCGCTCTCCGCCGAGGAGCCGCTCGGCGGAGCCGACCCGTGCAACTGGGCCGAGCTGGCACGTCAGAACGGCGCGCTCCTCTTCGCCGACGTGGGCTGGGATCCGTCGGGCACCTGGTCGCCGGAACTGCTGGACCAGCTCTCGGTCTGCCACGCGTTCATGCCCAACGCGGTCGAGGCCATGGCCTACACCGGCACCGACACCCCCCGCGACGCGCTGTACACGCTCGCCGACCGGGTTCCCCTCGCCGTGGTCACCGATGGAGCCAACGGCGCCATGGCCATCGACTCCATGACCGGCGAGGAGGCGTTCGTCCCCGCCCCTCGGGTGACGGCGCTCGATCCGACCGGTGCGGGGGACGTCTTCGGCGCGGGCATCGTGCTCGGCACCCTCTGCGGCTGGCCGCTGGCCGACCGGCTCGCGTTCGCCGAGGTCTGCGCGGCGCTGGCGGTACAGCAGTTCGGCGGATCGCTGGCCGCGCCGGGGTGGGGGGACATCGCCGACTGGTGGCACGGGGTGCGGGCGGCCGCCGGTCACGCCGGCGCCTACGCCGACTCGCTGGCCCGCCGCTACACCTTCCTCGACAGGCTGGTCCCCACCGTGCCGATGGGCGCGGTGCACCGGGCGGCGGCCACCATCGCCCGGTACGCCGACCTGGGAACGGCCTCCCCGAGGTCGAAGGAGCCACCGGTCAAGGCCGCCGGCGCCACTGTCACCGGCGCCACTGTCACCGGCGGCACCGTCACCGGCACCGAGGACCCGGACAAGACCCGCGTACCCGCCCGGAAGGAGTAA
- a CDS encoding DeoR/GlpR family DNA-binding transcription regulator — MRRVRLSGATSVSDLAGQLGVSPSTIRRDLEVLDRDGTLRRVRGGACASADADADLPFAEVAALDEQDKEAVAVRAAQLVRDGDVILLDIGTTTMRLARRLRGRRVTVITSSLAVFDVLRSDPATELLLLGGLVRRTYHSLVGVLTEEALRQVCADRVFLGTSGVRPDGQLVDSTLAEVPVKRAMIAAAGQVVLLADRHKFPGTGALRVCGPEDVDVIVTNEGADETTLRNCAATGAEVLIA, encoded by the coding sequence ATGCGCCGAGTCCGCCTCTCAGGCGCCACCAGTGTCAGCGACCTCGCCGGACAACTCGGGGTGAGCCCGTCGACCATCCGCCGGGATCTCGAGGTGCTCGACCGCGACGGCACACTGAGGCGCGTGCGCGGGGGCGCGTGCGCCAGCGCCGACGCCGACGCCGACCTGCCCTTCGCCGAGGTGGCGGCCCTCGACGAGCAGGACAAGGAGGCCGTGGCCGTCCGCGCCGCGCAGCTCGTGCGCGACGGCGACGTGATCCTGCTCGACATCGGCACCACGACGATGCGCCTGGCCCGCCGGCTTCGCGGCCGCCGCGTCACCGTGATCACCTCCAGCCTCGCCGTGTTCGATGTGCTGCGCAGCGATCCCGCGACCGAACTGCTGCTGCTCGGCGGCCTGGTTCGACGGACCTACCACTCACTGGTCGGCGTGCTGACCGAGGAGGCGCTGCGCCAGGTGTGCGCCGACCGTGTGTTCCTGGGCACCAGCGGCGTCCGGCCGGACGGCCAGCTTGTCGACAGCACGCTCGCCGAGGTACCGGTGAAGCGCGCCATGATCGCGGCGGCGGGGCAGGTGGTGCTGCTGGCCGACCGGCACAAGTTCCCCGGCACCGGTGCCCTGCGGGTGTGCGGCCCCGAGGACGTCGACGTCATCGTCACGAACGAGGGCGCCGACGAGACGACGCTGCGCAACTGCGCGGCAACGGGCGCGGAGGTGCTGATCGCGTGA
- a CDS encoding carbohydrate ABC transporter permease, which yields MISRGERLANYVILTAFAAFALFPILTIVLAALSPDDGAGPAGQGFSVAGLHVGNFGAAWEIGRFGTYLRSSLAVSLFVVVVSVVLSIMSGYAFGTMRFRGQSVLFYLFLLGIMMPSEAIAVPLYFDLRTLGMIDTFWSVALPQVALSVAFGTFWMRAYFRAANRAIVEAARIDGASVWRILWQVLVPPARPAIVTLTVLVFMWTWNEFLIPLIMVTSESLRTAPLGLAFFQGRHTSGFTLLAAGSVIVATPVVIFYLFLQRHFIRGLLQGAVRE from the coding sequence GTGATCTCACGCGGTGAGCGACTGGCCAACTACGTGATCCTGACGGCGTTCGCCGCGTTCGCGCTGTTCCCCATCCTGACGATCGTGCTGGCCGCGCTCAGTCCCGACGACGGCGCAGGTCCGGCCGGCCAGGGATTCAGTGTGGCCGGGCTGCACGTGGGCAACTTCGGGGCGGCCTGGGAGATCGGGCGGTTCGGCACCTACCTGCGGAGCAGCCTGGCGGTGTCGCTGTTCGTCGTGGTCGTCAGCGTCGTGTTGTCGATCATGAGCGGGTACGCGTTCGGCACCATGCGCTTCCGCGGCCAGTCCGTGCTGTTCTACCTGTTCCTGCTCGGGATCATGATGCCGAGCGAGGCCATCGCGGTGCCGCTCTACTTCGACCTGCGCACGCTCGGCATGATCGACACGTTCTGGTCGGTCGCGCTGCCGCAGGTGGCGCTGTCGGTGGCGTTCGGCACCTTCTGGATGCGGGCCTACTTCCGCGCCGCCAACCGCGCCATCGTCGAGGCCGCCCGCATCGACGGCGCCTCGGTCTGGCGCATCCTGTGGCAGGTGCTGGTGCCTCCGGCCCGGCCCGCCATCGTCACCCTGACCGTCCTGGTCTTCATGTGGACGTGGAACGAGTTCCTCATCCCACTGATCATGGTGACCAGCGAGTCGCTGCGCACCGCGCCACTGGGCCTGGCCTTCTTCCAGGGCCGGCACACCTCCGGCTTCACTCTCCTCGCGGCCGGATCCGTCATCGTCGCAACCCCGGTTGTGATCTTCTATCTGTTCCTCCAGCGTCACTTCATCCGCGGACTGCTCCAGGGGGCGGTCCGCGAGTAA
- the pgi gene encoding glucose-6-phosphate isomerase — protein sequence MNGDITQSREWAALAANHDAVAGRHLRELFAEDPGRAERMSLTAGDLFLDYSKHRATAETVELLVALAERAGLRERIDAMFAGEHINVSEDRAVLHVALRMPADAKLVVDGQDVVGDVHAVLDKMGEFSTRVRSGEWKGQTGQAIKTVVNIGIGGSDLGPAMAYEALRDFADAGVTARFVANIDPADIMGTLKDLDPATTLVIVSSKTFTTLETLTNAKVARAWLVDALGEEAVAKHFVAVSTNAEKVAEFGIDTANMFGFWDWVGGRYSYDGAIGLSLMIAIGPERFHEMLDGFHTVDEHFRTAPFAANMPVLMGLLGIWYTDFFDAQTRAVLPYSQRLHRFPAYLQQLAMESNGKSVRADGSPVTTQTGEIFWGEPGTNGQHAFYQLLHQGTRLVPADFLGFAEPHEDVEGMQDLLIANLLAQTSALAFGKTAEEIAAEGTPESVVPHKVMPGNRPTSTILAPRLTPSSLGQLVALYEHIVFVEGTIWGVDSFDQWGVELGKKMAMDLAPALTSERPPDSAPDESTAALVRRYRELRGRAV from the coding sequence GTGAACGGCGATATCACCCAGAGCAGGGAATGGGCGGCCCTGGCCGCCAACCACGACGCCGTTGCTGGCAGGCACCTGCGGGAGTTGTTCGCCGAGGACCCCGGCCGCGCCGAGCGGATGTCGCTGACCGCCGGCGACCTCTTCCTCGACTACTCCAAGCACCGTGCCACCGCCGAGACCGTCGAACTGCTCGTGGCGCTGGCCGAGCGGGCCGGGCTGCGTGAGCGCATCGACGCGATGTTCGCCGGTGAGCACATCAACGTCAGTGAGGACCGCGCGGTGCTGCACGTCGCGCTGCGCATGCCGGCCGACGCCAAGCTCGTCGTCGACGGCCAGGACGTGGTCGGCGACGTGCACGCGGTGCTGGACAAGATGGGCGAGTTCTCCACCCGGGTGCGCTCAGGCGAGTGGAAGGGCCAGACCGGCCAGGCGATCAAGACGGTCGTCAACATCGGCATCGGCGGCTCCGACCTCGGGCCCGCGATGGCCTACGAGGCGCTGCGCGACTTCGCCGACGCGGGCGTCACCGCCCGGTTCGTCGCCAACATCGACCCCGCCGACATCATGGGCACGCTGAAGGACCTCGACCCGGCCACCACCCTGGTCATCGTCAGCTCCAAGACCTTCACCACGCTCGAGACGCTCACCAACGCCAAGGTCGCCCGCGCCTGGCTGGTCGACGCACTCGGCGAGGAGGCCGTCGCCAAGCACTTCGTCGCCGTCTCCACCAACGCCGAGAAGGTCGCCGAGTTCGGGATCGACACGGCCAACATGTTCGGCTTCTGGGACTGGGTCGGTGGCCGCTACTCCTATGACGGCGCCATCGGACTGTCCCTGATGATCGCCATCGGCCCGGAGCGGTTCCATGAGATGCTCGACGGCTTCCACACCGTCGACGAGCACTTCCGCACCGCGCCGTTCGCGGCGAACATGCCGGTGCTGATGGGGCTGCTCGGCATCTGGTACACCGACTTCTTCGACGCCCAGACCCGGGCCGTCCTGCCCTACAGCCAGCGGCTGCACCGCTTCCCGGCCTACCTGCAGCAGCTCGCCATGGAGTCCAACGGCAAGTCGGTGCGCGCCGACGGCAGCCCGGTGACCACCCAGACCGGCGAGATCTTCTGGGGTGAGCCGGGCACCAACGGCCAGCACGCCTTCTACCAGCTCCTGCACCAGGGCACCCGACTGGTGCCGGCCGACTTCCTCGGCTTCGCCGAGCCGCACGAGGACGTGGAGGGCATGCAGGACCTGCTCATCGCCAACCTGCTGGCGCAGACCTCGGCGCTGGCCTTCGGGAAGACCGCCGAGGAGATCGCGGCTGAGGGCACGCCGGAGAGCGTGGTGCCGCACAAGGTGATGCCCGGCAACCGGCCCACCTCCACGATCCTCGCGCCCCGGCTGACCCCCTCGTCGCTCGGTCAGCTGGTCGCGCTGTATGAGCACATCGTCTTCGTCGAGGGCACCATCTGGGGTGTCGACTCCTTCGACCAGTGGGGGGTGGAACTCGGCAAGAAGATGGCGATGGACCTGGCCCCCGCCCTCACCTCCGAGCGGCCGCCGGACTCCGCGCCCGACGAGTCGACCGCCGCGCTCGTGCGCAGGTATCGCGAGCTGCGCGGCAGGGCGGTCTAG